From the Mangifera indica cultivar Alphonso chromosome 10, CATAS_Mindica_2.1, whole genome shotgun sequence genome, one window contains:
- the LOC123228334 gene encoding uncharacterized protein LOC123228334, with amino-acid sequence MNKHRTFSSPELAPDVSPSLPEDHSLEGIAANVKLLLKLIQDHNEASTKDQDDRKTQRVAGMISIIDDVKTRIQKSQSVRRTAELRRCFTDLKLNRPPKDKRTTEVPTDEKEKLRKQLTESLAARKSLEVICKSLGKEKEIMATELAKKVHELNELEEHISDLKAQNEILLGKVQHYADEQKEKKSNGMEIQGNAALQERNKTLSEQLLRTLDGYKSLKRKYQDAKEKNIAMKATIEKTGIEVAAGVNRLKGLRQLIATEEKPAKVEAEISALETTFQGLKTRLESM; translated from the exons ATGAACAAACATAGAACATTTTCTTCTCCAGAATTAGCACCAGATGTTTCTCCAAGTCTGCCGGAGGATCATAGCTTAGAAG GTATTGCTGCCAATGTAAAGTTGCTGCTGAAACTAATTCAAGATCATAACGAGGCAAGTACAAAGGATCAAGATGATCGGAAAACGCAGAGGGTGGCAGGCATGATAAGTATTATAGATGATGTTAAAACAAGGATACAAAAATCTCAATCTGTTAGAAGAACTGCTGAGCTTAGGCGATGCTTCACAGATTTGAAGCTTAACCGTCCTCCCAAGGACAAGAGGACTACTGAGGTTCCAACCGATGAGAAAGAGAAGCTGAGAAAACAGCTTACAGAAAGCTTGGCAGCTCGAAAGAGCCTAGAAGTTATATGTAAAAGCTTGGGGAAGGAGAAGGAGATTATGGCCACAGAACTGGCAAAAAAGGTTCATGAATTGAATGAATTGGAGGAACATATCAGTGACCTTAAAGCTCAGAATGAAATATTGCTGGGAAAAGTACAACATTATGCAGATGagcaaaaagagaagaagagtaATGGAATGGAGATACAGGGAAATGCAGCGCTGCAAGAGCGTAATAAGACACTTTCAGAGCAGCTCTTAAGGACACTTGACGGGTATAAATCCTTGAAGAGGAAATACCAAgatgcaaaagaaaaaaacatagcAATGAAGGCAACAATAGAGAAAACAGGGATTGAGGTAGCAGCTGGGGTGAATCGATTAAAGGGATTGAGGCAACTAATAGCCACAGAGGAAAAGCCAGCCAAGGTTGAAGCTGAGATTTCAGCATTGGAGACTACGTTTCAGGGTCTCAAGACTAGACTGGAAAgcatgtaa
- the LOC123227406 gene encoding protein BREAST CANCER SUSCEPTIBILITY 1 homolog: MEDPRTQLERMGRELKCPICLSLLNSSVSLTCNHVFCNSCIMKSMKSGSNCPVCKVPYRRREVRAAPHMDNLVGIYKSMEVASGVNIFVTQNETSIMSLDREKGVEGSHTFSELATSKNCQDTADYQETSKRKGSGRKSKTNLDISDPDAVKPSFPNKKRVQVAKYPLPETPEQLAKFKDELVNNSSIQLKDSSVDLREKSFLNEKGPVLQPFFWLREEVDEEKSTQQSDRDAYITPPEIPSFSDIMDSYDKSSPQLSPTAETHHRTGDVDYFDSEMFEWTQRPCSPELLPSPIKTQVADSDASDHYKEKNLEAASHVENEQHIENVKLNSGKGNGIRDKGLPQSSPRSIDINHQIGNSKLGKRGMKAPNVAKRAKRDKVRGSKIQSNLREESVNVAQHVNDCNGGSSVLKTRSEKLVLAKRATEPEDPDVLVPDRAEIPDQGGKKGLSELPASFGKKQGRDEEFNLKKTRTTSRKINGRNCLRSKRQNKGSAEVNVLEKVSAVQDQTNEDAVPKSSFKSVCPVDDKETCAPKEKTSRKAPKKRKTVSFSGMLKGGSIDDNLEVHSNDSAKGIPSTETVKGDHDFRFLDGSSRVKKVLDKRGMTLSKCETLPNKIQCSFCHSSEDTEATGEMIHYYNGRPVAADYNSGSKVIHSHRNCTEWAPNVYFEDDTAINLEAEIARSQRLKCCCCDLKGAALGCYEKSCRKSFHVPCAKLISQCRWDTDNFVILCPLHASSKLPNENSGPQENRKKCNATRQLHPRCNQVVIENDTNKSYDWNSSQKKLVLCCSALTEAERGIVSEFERLSKATVLKTWDSCVTHLIASTDENGAGRRTLKFLMGILEGKWILNIEWVKACLKAMKPVNEEKYEIAIDMHGIRAGPQLGRQRVMNKLPKLFDGIKFYFMGGFESSYKRYLQDLIVVAGGTILHRKPISRDQELSSDSSTSASTFIIYSLELLDKCDLAKKTMILNCRQSEADALANATATGAKAASNSWVLNCIAACKFQSYER; the protein is encoded by the exons AGGTTCGTGCTGCTCCTCACATGGATAACTTGGTGGGCATCTATAAAAGCATGGAAGTTGCTTCTGGTGTCAATATATTTGTCACACAGAATGAAACATCGATTATGTCATTAG ATAGAGAAAAGGGAGTTGAAGGCTCTCACACATTTAGTGAGCTAGCTACAAGTAAGAATTGTCAGGACACAGCAGATTATCAGGAAACATCCAAAAGAAAAGGGTCAGGGAGAAAAAGTAAAACCAATTTGGATATTTCTGACCCTGATGCTGTGAAGCCGTCCTTTCCAAACAAGAAAAGGGTTCAGGTTGCCAAGTATCCTCTTCCAGAAACCCCAGAACAGCTTGCAAAGTTCAAAGACGAATTGGTTAATAACAGCAGCATTCAATTGAAGGACAGCTCTGTTGATTTGAgggaaaaatcttttttaaatgaaaaaggaCCAGTGCTTCAACCTTTCTTTTGGTTGAGAGAGGAAGTGGATGAAGAGAAGTCAACTCAGCAGTCGGACAGGGATGCATATATAACACCACCAGAGATTCCTTCTTTCAGTGATATAATGGATTCATATGATAAAAGTTCTCCTCAATTGTCCCCAACA GCAGAAACGCATCATAGAACTGGTGATGTGGATTACTTTGATAGTGAGATGTTTGAATGGACTCAAAGGCCTTGCTCCCCTGAACTGCTTCCAAGTCCTATTAAGACACAG GTGGCCGACAGTGATGCTAGTGATCATTATAAAGAGAAGAATTTAGAAGCAGCTTCACATGTTGAAAATGAACAACACATTGAGAACGTTAAATTGAACTCTGGAAAAGGAAATGGAATTAGAGATAAGGGTTTGCCCCAATCCTCTCCTAGAAGCATAGATATTAACCATCAAATTGGAAATAGTAAATTGGGTAAGAGAGGTATGAAAGCACCTAATGTAGCCAAGCGTGCAAAGAGAGATAAAGTTCGAGGTtccaaaattcaatcaaatttaaggGAGGAATCTGTAAATGTTGCACAGCATGTAAATGACTGTAATGGCGGTTCCTCAGTTTTGAAGACTAGGAGTGAGAAGCTTGTCTTGGCTAAGCGTGCAACCGAGCCTGAAGATCCAGATGTTCTTGTTCCTGATAGAGCTGAAATTCCTGACCAGGGTGGGAAAAAAGGGTTGTCTGAGTTGCCTGCTTCATTTGGTAAGAAGCAAGGCAGGGACGaggaatttaatttgaaaaagacTAGAACAACCAGCCGGAAGATCAATGGTCGGAACTGTTTGAGGTCAAAGCGGCAAAATAAGGGTTCTGCTGAGGTCAATGTGCTTGAAAAAGTTTCTGCAGTTCAAGACCAAACAAATGAAGATGCAGTTCCCAAATCATCATTTAAATCTGTTTGTCCAGTAGATGATAAAGAAACCTGCGCTCCTAAGGAAAAAACTAGCAGGAAAGCTCCCAAGAAAAGGAAGACAGTTTCTTTTAGTGGCATGTTGAAAGGTGGGTCGATTGATGACAATTTAGAGGTCCATAGCAATGATTCTGCAAAGGGAATTCCATCAACAGAAACTGTTAAGGGCGATCATGACTTTAGATTTCTTGATGGTTCATCAAGAGTGAAAAAGGTTCTTGACAAAAGAGGAATGACATTATCTAAATGTGAAACCCTTCCTAACAAAATTCAATGTTCTTTCTGTCATTCTTCAGAAGACACAGAG GCTACAGGAGAGATGATCCACTACTACAATGGTAGGCCTGTTGCTGCAGACTATAATAGTGGATCCAAGGTCATACATTCCCACAGAAACTGCACagaatg GGCCCCTAATGTTTATTTTGAAGATGACACTGCTATTAATCTTGAAGCTGAAATAGCTAGAAGCCAGAGACTAAAATGTTGCTGCTGTGATCTCAAAGGTGCAGCACTTGGGTGTTATGAGAAGAGTTGCCGTAAGAGTTTTCATGTTCCTTGTGCGAAGCTTATCTCACAATGTCGATGGGATACT GACAACTTTGTAATCTTATGCCCTCTTCATGCCTCTTCTAAGCTGCCTAATGAGAATTCTGGACCTCAAGAAAACAGAAAGAAGTGCAATGCAACAAG acaATTGCACCCTCGATGCAATCAAGttgttattgaaaatgataCTAATAAAAGTTACGACTGGAACTCCTCACAAAAGAAGTTGGTCCTTTGTTGTTCAGCTCTTACAGAAGCAGAGAGG GGAATTGTTTCTGAGTTTGAGAGATTATCAAAAGCGACAGTGTTGAAAACATGGGATTCATGTGTCACCCATCTCATTGCATCAACAGATGAGAATGGAGCAGGCAGAAgaaccctaaaatttttaatgggtATCTTGGAGGGGAAATGGATACTGAATATTGAGT GGGTGAAGGCCTGCTTAAAAGCCATGAAACCTGTTAATGAGGAgaaatatgaaattgctattgATATGCACGGAATCAGGGCTGGTCCCCAATTAGGAAGACAGAGAGTCATGAACAAG CTACCAAAGCTTTTTGATggaataaagttttatttcatGGGAGGGTTTGAATCTTCCTATAAGAGATATTTGCAAGACCTTATAGTTGTTGCCGGAGGAACTATTCTACATCGTAAACCTATTTCAAGAGACCAAGAACTCTCGTCTGATTCATCTACATCTGCCTCAACCTTCATAATTTACAGCCTTGAGCTGCTTGATAAATGTGATCTCGCCAAGAAGACTATGATTTTGAACTGCAGGCAATCAGAAGCAGATGCACTAGCAAATGCAACTGCAACTGGAGCTAAAGCAGCAAGCAACTCTTGGGTTTTGAATTGCATTGCAGCCTGCAAATTTCAAAGTTATGAACGCTAA